The segment CTTCGATTGAGATTTCTTCCTGCTGCAAAAGTCCTAGTTCACACTTTTTCAATCTATTTCCAACTACTTAATTATACCTTTACTAGGTACACTTAAATCTCTGTTAAACTCTCCAAATAAATGGGAGTACTGCAACTGTGAAGACTGAATGTCAGTCATAGAGTTGCTAGATTTGGGGAAATTTTGGTGAAAGACGTCACTATCTAAGCTTCTTCTATTGCGATTTGAGGAAGCTGAATTGGGCGAATGAGGCAATTCAGAAAAAGAGCGCCTATATTGTAGCTTGTAAGTTGGATTTCTAAGGGCTTCATTATCAGCCCAGTTATCAACCTAacagtaaatatttatcatataAGATAAACAAGGAAAGTGAAACTTGCCTTAATAATTACGCTAGGAGGCACATTGCTATTAAAATCTGGTGTATATGGCGCCTCGCATGCCTCACATATTGTTATATCAGGATTATTTAAAAGAGTGCACCTTTTACAAGTCCAAGTTGTTGAAGGAATTGAATTCTTCGCAGTCCACATGTAACTGCTGCTAGTCGAAGGTTTAGTGTTATTAATGCCACTGGCTGTTGTCCTTAAATCACTTTCCgacttaatattttgtttaatagaGCAGCTTAGACTTCCTATATTTGATAGGCGTAATCGGCATTTACAGCGTTCATAGTTTAGGATTTGGTAGTTCTTAAGGTTAGGCTGGCCTGGTGTACAGACCTTACAAGGAGATTCTGTAATATTCATTTTCTCATCACAAAGGAGGCATTGGAATGTTGCCGACTGATGAAAGATTAATTGGCACCTAACACAAAAGGTTGGAGAGCCTAAATCAGGGAGACTAACTGACTTATAGAGAGTGAGATGGTTATTGTTAAATGAATTCGGCTTGTGCTGTTCTCTTACAAATATTAATGTGTTAATCAAGGTAGTTTTGACCAAAGCTGAACAATCCTTTTTCCCACTAACCCTGAAACCATACAGTAATTTACTTGCACACACAATAACTTTTAAgtattgatttttcaataatgGACATGGAAAATATAGATGATACATTTAGATTATTATGCTGCTCTCAACTCACCTATCAATATCCAAATGGGGAAAGCTATTAGTGGCCCTGTATCGCCTAATTACCGTGCAATTTCTACTTTGACCTGACTCAAATCCAttggatttttccaaaaagtcttTGTTCCTGCTTGAGGATTGCCTCAAAGACCCGCATCTAATACATTTCTCCCTTTCTGTAGGGTTGATTAGATTGCAAGAACTGCAGTGCCATTGTAATACAGATGCAATTGCGCCCATTCTAATTTGCACATGGCTATTAaccccatttaaaaataaaactatgtCAGGAAACACAGAAGAACAGCTGATAATTTAACTATTTTGGAGTTTGGATACAATCGGCCATTTGTTGTGTATGGATTTCTTCGAATTTGAACACTTGCGCGTTTTTGTTTTGTCCCATCATTACGTCACTAGAACAGCTGAACGCTGATTGTCATTGCCTCAATTTCAGGCCGGCGGCACTTGTTCAAGACTATTCTTACTGTGAACCACTCGCTAATGAACGAGACAAGAATGTTACAATTATCTTCAgaggattgatttttttgatacttttttttcaaaagttgtagaatgaactaattttgaaaagtgaaattatGAAATGCATATTGGGCATTACAAATAAAGTGAACTCCTTCAAGTTGGCCGCTCCAAATCTAGGAGATCTGAAAAAGTTCTGAGAATGATTGAAATTCGATGCTGACGATGAAACTGAccaatttcgtaaattttctaataatttctaGAAAATCGTAGTTCTAGGTTTTTATTCATGTTTTGATGATtcctatacatatttttaatttcaacacATGTGTAAATGTAAAGAACGCAAAAATGTTcaccttttttcaatttcaattctctttgaAGCTTTAACCGTTTCGTTGATCCCCATTTGACTAACTTAATTTAGTATAGCctgtatatattaaaaactaaaatagcTATATTACGACTCCTCTTCTTTCCTTTCCTCTCCACTACTAAGATCTTTGTGTAGGTTTATAAAACTCATCGAGACAATTAATCTTAGCAGATTTCGAATAGCTATTATTTAAAGCAATTACTGCGCGGATTCTCGAAATATCGAtattcaaagttgaaaattgacCAAGATTAGGTTCTTGTTgttgaggaaattttaatagaattacCTCGCTCTAATGAAATTTCCTGAATGGCAAATATTTCAACCTGTATACCCCACCGGAAGCCCTGGAAGCATCGAAATTCagtttaaaattctattattttagACCTTTACGACAGTttaaaaatgacgaaaatggatatttaagcttatctcggaaactaaaaGACATATCACAGCCTATTTTGGCTCCACTAATTCCCAAGATACCGACGTTGTTTCCTAAAGAGTTAGTAACTATACCTacacacatacatacataaaaGGGTATTGGATGTGTACTTAATGCGATAACGTGAAACTCGAATTTTGATGATTTCTTCTAAGTATAGAATCAATTATTGATTAAAAGGGGCgcaacaataaaattctttaaaagatCCATAAAAGGAATTCAATAGATACAGCTTACTTCGCATAAGGGTATATTCTAGAAgacctttttgttttaaggcAATTTCGGTCGGAAATTAGGTGTGTGATACGTTGAATCGGTCCCTCTTCCCTTGTTCATTTACGGATTTAAATAACGATAAAACGTCCCTTAAGGACACAAAAGGTCTGTTTTGAAGGTTTGTCGTAGAGATATCGACTGTATGCCGCATTTTTTCTGTTGCCATTTCAAGGCAAACAGCCAAACCAAATTGtacttttgacatttttacaCTCATAcgtatatagggtgtcccaaaattATAAGGAACAAAGGTCAACAGAAGATTTTGGCCGTCGAGTAGCGACCCTTATTAGCTACAATAATGCCAACAACACTAGCTTGTTTGTAATGTCCGAAAATCCCCATATACCAAATTTAAGTACCATAGGTTAAAAGACTGTGAagatatgaaagaaaatcaaGAGTAAAATctaaactttaacaccctatatctttattaatattaactttcGTAGTACAACAATTGCGCTGGATCTTAACATTTTGATGGCAGAAATCTGCCGTCACTCCGTGTgccacaacttttgggccaccctgtatatattacaATTAATTGATGATTCTGGATTCATGGCTTTTTCAATCACAGTTGACTGTACTTAATTTACGGTTTATGATCAGCAAATAGTGGGTTATTCTAAATTGCATTTGACCGCTGTCCGCATTATGGTTGAAATCGGTAAccgatttcattaaattttcaggtgACATGGGGTTTGAGGTGggcaaaaagcaaaaattaatggtGACACTGGACTAAAAAAGAATACTCCCAAGGATTCATAAAGATAAAACCAAGCTGAGGCCATCAGAATGctcttattaatttatttcataacaTTGTCTTAATtctattatttctttattatagTAATTAGCACATTTTATCCTTAATTAAATAAGTAGAGGTatactttaatatatttttgaattttatatacGAAACCAACTGGAAtagtttgaaatttatttggtaTAATTACAAATGTTACAGCTTACAACGTTCATTCACTCaacttaaaattagaaataatgcaCATTAATAACTGGAGGAAAAAGGTATTAGACTTTTACAATTGTATCATTATACACTCTGAGGCTGAGCCTACAATTTTTCTCCCTTTTGTTTTCACGTCAGTAGCTCCTGGTCAGCCGCTCCATTTAAAGGTATTATGTaagtattcaaatttaatatgctTTAGAAGGAATAGGCATAAGCGCATATACGAACGTTGATGTAAAATTGCACATTTTGCAACCTGCCACAACAAAACTAGTTCTTTAAACGCAAAAAAACATCTATTGTTTTAGTTTACTCATACGCAGAACAGTATAGGAATACACACAGacaaatacatatatatgtatatatatgtatatatatgaatatatatttgtgtttaattaaatgataTAGGGGCAGGAGTAGCAGAGTTGCTTATCcataataataaagtaaaattatacttgttctgtttttgttttcgtttggTAAGTAAGAACGAAGCGGTAAAAGAGGAGCAAATAACGTCGAGATAACTTTATTCGGCGACGCTGCGTTTACCCCAAAGACCCTTCAGATTGTTCCAGGCTGGCTGGCGTTTACCCCATGAGCCTGGAAATAAAGTGTTTGCATGTAGTAATATTTGGAATAAATAGTCGGGATTCTATTCTTAGGAAAACTGAGAGTTTCAATAATCCATCATTCGCAATTCGGGCCAGAAATTGGATTCGCGAAGATTACGTTAATACCTAATCTCTCCCAAAATTTTATAGCGCGAAATCATTGAAAATACGCATGAACGCCATGACTAATTATCATCGTTCAAATATCGTATTTGTTACCCCGTGACCTAATTTAGGCTTAACACGTTTTACTTCATTAGGTCGGCGTATTTATGGTCCTTTAATTCACCCAAAAAGTAAATCTAGATAGGAGGAATTGTTCTCGAGACCACTCGTTACAAACGTTCGTTCGTGAGGGTACGGACGTGCAGAATGGTCAGGATTAATGCTGTGAGGTCAAGAACGCATCGATACCTTCGGAGAAACGCTCGGACTCAccgattttcgttttaagttgcatattttcaaaatttagacagggtgattcaaaaaGTAAGTCGTGAGgacttttaattttgtttttactactactttgtattttattttcagattccATGGGAACTCTGTTTAGAGCTCATCTGTAAAGCCCCGTTTTTGATTCGTTTACGCTGTGCATACTCTAGACAAAATCCAGTTTACTGAAATGTCGGTTTACAAAACTAATAATCGCGTCTATTGGGTATACCCAGATAGTGAAAGTGGCTGACAAAACTTCATTTAATGTGAAATCTACACATTGTACCATTCGATTGACTTCAAAACGAAGACTGAATTGACTACATTCCTCGGGGGcataaaattaaaggaaacgTCCGCATGACATCATTTCCCAATTTCTATAGGCAGAAGTTTGCGAGGAATcgattttacagtttttgattttatagagagattttaattaaagtttctttGTTACTCTTCCGGGGCTCCTccatctttcaaattttacgcTTAACTGGCTAGTTTAATGGGACTTCAGGaaagtttgtttattgttacgTTTCATATATCCTAGATGGACTCTCTGCATAGGTCAAATTTCAGCGTTATTGCTTGGCGACTCAAAACATGCCTCACCTCTGAATTTGTCCCATTTGTTACTCCTTTTGCCCCAACCCTCGTTAAGGCTCCTCCAATTTCTCTTGTTGACTTCATGCGGCAGATCTAGTTCTTGATCTGGATAGTCGATGTTATTGTCACTGACGTCTTCGTCCAAAGCTGCAGCTAATTGCCTTAACACCGCATCGTCGTCATTATAAGGAACGAACCTCTTACCCCAACCTCCCTGAAACAATACAAATTTCATTCAATGTATATACTTAGTAAGCGCTAAACAGAGGAAGGAgttttaactaaattaaagCACCCCATATCCCAAATTgaaacagaattaaaaataggaaaaagtGGATTAAAAACTCTTGTTTAAGGCGCCTTGCTTCGCTCGGtgtatattttcaagaatattttcccaaatggatagtaaaattttacttccttGTAAAACTcgagattaattaaattaacgaaCCCTAAACTTCAATATTATAactaataaatgaaattactttttacAAAGAAAAGGAAGTAGCATCTAACCTGAAGTCTTTGCCATGCTCGCTTGTCCATCGCCTGAGCCAAGCCATCATCTTCTTCAGAATTGGAATCCCGCTTCCCCCAGCCAGAGTGTAAATTGTTCCATCCCCGTTTGCCCCACATAGGCAAGTCAGTCTTCCAACCTCTCTTCGAATATTCATCATTTTCTAACTGAAACATGACATTGAAATGTACTAAGGATTCTATTTCCCCTTCGTATATCCTAAAACCCACCccataaaattgtttacacCCGATAGTAATCGCGGGATAAAAGCTGATTCTATTTCCAGGGGATTTGTCGTACTTCAATTCAAACAGATTTTACCTGTGGATTTTCCTCTAAGGATTTTCTAGGTGGTATTGGCAAGTCGTTGGCACCCACCAAAACTAACGCCTCCAGGCATACTGCAAAAGCCATGATGTATAAGAACATCTCGTAAGGCCCTTTGAAAGCCGATGACCATTTTCCAGGTATCATTGCGACCTGAAATTTGGACAACTTTTTTGATgtagaaaattctaaaattatttgtaaacaaaaggcaaattatattaatattaacgcTGATCATGAATTTGTCCAAGCTGAAGGGTTCACATTATAATAATAGTGACTTTATTTAATCGCCTAAACGAATCTTCTAATTCGTTACATAATATGATCTTTTAGTTAGTCTCAACCAATTTTGTGTTTAACAGTAACTAAACATTCATGTTAACTTCATTCATGGAGTCTTTCCTAATGAATATGTCAATTTTCGGTAAAGTAGATGGTAAAAAAACTGAGATTTTTGCCTGAAGTGCAATCAGTCTGTGCTAAAGTGTTTATAAAAGATATTTAGAGTTTAAGCAAAAAGGCGCAAAGGTTTCGTTATTGAAATGTAGAGTGTTAAAGTTTTGTTAATAGTTCACTTTGGAACTCttccagtttttgagatatcgacTTGAAATTGTCTAAATATGATAGTGTTTGTCACTGTTGAAATCTACAAGGTGGTGGCTCTTTTGGGTTCAGTTTTCTTTCACACCACAAACTTTGTTGTACTCACTGCTGGTTGCACAGTTGTCCCCTGCATTTTTTCTTATCTGCAATGATTTCCGACTGATTTGTGAAAATAACTTAGGAAATACCTCAATTATAACTAATTTACACAtagaattttctattaataaatttataacactgaatttattattatactgaatacatttttcaacttcaatgACAGTTTGTTGGAGAATTACATTTTCCATATGGCACGAAATCGTTGTGGAAATCCCGGAGAAATTTACCACATCAGTAAAAATTATTCCGAATTAAGTTTCTACTCCTGAATATTTGCACGAACTCGCATTCTTCACTGCCTTCAACGTCTTGAGCTTACGGTCATGGTCAACTTTAAGAACCGCAATGTTTATATCGGTAGAATTAAAACGGTCATGTTCCCTCGACCAGGACTTCATTTTTACATAGTAAAATAGCCGTGTAATGTTATAAATATGAAATCTACGATATCGACAGAAATCGCTTTGCACATAGCTtccgattttgaaaaattacacgaACTCCTGTCCTTCATCGCTTCTAATGATATAACATTTATAGCCATATTCCTGGTAAGCTCACTGCATAACTTtcatattaaaactttaaatgatTAACATCATCATTtcatattaagaaaaataaaaaaatctgtatttaAGCTATAATACTCaagcattatttttagtttaaacaACGTTTTAATGAGGAATCCGCGTAAAttcgcaataaaatttttctttacgtacaaaatacaaatgttatataatatttttccttgagGGCGATAGTACTTTCTaagatttttacattaattttgattttgaaaatttcagcaaTAGTTCTCCATTAATCCAGACGAGGGCCGTTGATTTGTGTCCTGCATGTTGAAAAAATCCAGCAACTTCTCTAGATTTCCCCTTCTAATGACAAtctgaatttgtaattttagatTCTGCTTTCTCATAGAAGTGCAGATACGCAATCTATTATGTCCTCCATAGTTTAGAATTTACGGCAATCAAACGATGTTAATTAAATGGAAACTTAGTTTTTCACGCTATACTGGCAGCACAATTTCAAACCTGCCCATGAATTGTAGAATGCGAATGTtgtgaagttaaaaaaaaatctgattcCGTAAAATTCCTGGTATGAAAGTCTTGAATCGAGAAGCGGcatgaaaatcgaaatttgcaCGATATTTTCCCTGAAACGTTAGCAGTCTTGAGGTCTTCTTAAGTTAACCTTATCAAACCTTATGAATAAGCGg is part of the Euwallacea fornicatus isolate EFF26 chromosome 8, ASM4011564v1, whole genome shotgun sequence genome and harbors:
- the Mip gene encoding prothoracicostatic peptides, coding for MIPGKWSSAFKGPYEMFLYIMAFAVCLEALVLVGANDLPIPPRKSLEENPQLENDEYSKRGWKTDLPMWGKRGWNNLHSGWGKRDSNSEEDDGLAQAMDKRAWQRLQGGWGKRFVPYNDDDAVLRQLAAALDEDVSDNNIDYPDQELDLPHEVNKRNWRSLNEGWGKRSNKWDKFRGSWGKRQPAWNNLKGLWGKRSVAE